One genomic segment of Devosia sp. includes these proteins:
- a CDS encoding PAS and helix-turn-helix domain-containing protein translates to MSTVPGFTLADMPVPMVFATHRIIRDCNDEFAALFGYQRAEVVDTSFSRLYPAIADFVRTGDMWRHHLPGGAVYHDERIMAGAGGKRFWCRVNGRARDASDPFAAALYCFEPMSRPVSDTTYRLTGRQRQIMTLVAQGKTNAAIAAELDLSQRTIEAHRLRLARSAGVANAAELVAWFLSQPAGSD, encoded by the coding sequence ATGAGCACAGTGCCCGGCTTTACCCTGGCGGACATGCCGGTGCCGATGGTTTTTGCCACGCACCGCATCATCCGTGATTGCAATGACGAGTTCGCCGCCCTGTTCGGCTACCAGCGTGCGGAAGTGGTCGACACGAGTTTTTCACGGCTCTATCCGGCCATTGCCGACTTTGTGCGGACCGGGGACATGTGGCGCCATCACCTGCCGGGCGGGGCCGTCTATCACGATGAGCGCATCATGGCGGGGGCCGGGGGCAAGCGGTTCTGGTGCCGCGTCAACGGGCGGGCGCGCGATGCCAGCGATCCCTTCGCGGCGGCCCTCTACTGTTTTGAGCCGATGAGCCGGCCAGTGTCGGACACGACGTACCGGCTGACCGGGCGGCAGAGGCAGATCATGACATTGGTGGCGCAGGGCAAGACCAATGCTGCCATTGCGGCAGAACTTGATCTGTCACAGCGGACCATCGAGGCCCATCGCCTGAGGCTGGCGCGATCGGCGGGGGTGGCCAATGCGGCCGAGCTTGTCGCCTGGTTCCTGTCGCAGCCGGCCGGGTCAGATTGA